The Hippoglossus stenolepis isolate QCI-W04-F060 chromosome 3, HSTE1.2, whole genome shotgun sequence genomic sequence tagattcactgagtggtgacagtgaggggtagttgtgtagaaactgggtgtgatcctctgtgtgtgagagctgcttcagttcatggtctttcctcttcagctcagtgatctcctgctccagtctctcctgaagctctctgactcgactcacttcagtttcctgctgggatctgatctgctgcttcacatcagagcttcttttctgcagcagacggatcagctcagtgaagatcctctcactgtcctccactgctttatcagcagagccattgacggcctcctcctcctgttgaagcagcttcacatctttctctgtgtcctggactctctgctggattgtttgtctcctcagcccgagctctctctgcctctcagtcctttctgctgcagctgacactgtgtcgtggtctttatgttcatccatagagcagagataacagatacactgctgatcagtgcggcagaacatcttcatcacctcatcgtgacgagagcagatgttctcctggagcttctccgagggctccaccagcttgtgcttcttaaatggagctgactggaaatgaggctggaggtgtttttcacaataagagaccaaacaaaccaaacaggactttaGAGCTTTccgttttctcccagtgcagaaatcacaggccacatcttcaggtccagcatagcagtgatcagcaggagcagcttggagtccagtcttcttcagctcctccactaaatcagctaacatggtgtttttcaccaggacaggcctcggtgtgaaggtctgtctacactgagggcagctgtagcttcctctctcctccccattgtcccagtgggtgttaatacagctcatacagtagctgtgtccacagacagtagtcaccggatccttcagtagatccagacagatcgaacagcagaatctttctctgtccagttgattttcttgctgcgccatttcagctggtgtcagtgactgtagaacagtttcactccctctgagcagaaacagatctctgctcctccccctctcattcactccctgcagtgactcatctcccacagttcacagcttgttgttcactggttcttacACTTACACgtctgtgaagggaggagacacagacatatcctgactgggaggagctggttgtgtttgaggaagaagttgttggtgtttcaggatttactgcatttcacagcGGCCTGTTCACACTTGGTGTTAAGAGGAG encodes the following:
- the LOC118104633 gene encoding tripartite motif-containing protein 16-like; its protein translation is MAQQENQLDRERFCCSICLDLLKDPVTTVCGHSYCMSCINTHWDNGEERGSYSCPQCRQTFTPRPVLVKNTMLADLVEELKKTGLQAAPADHCYAGPEDVACDFCTGRKRKALKSCLVCLVSYCEKHLQPHFQSAPFKKHKLVEPSEKLQENICSRHDEVMKMFCRTDQQCICYLCSMDEHKDHDTVSAAAERTERQRELGLRRQTIQQRVQDTEKDVKLLQQEEEAVNGSADKAVEDSERIFTELIRLLQKRSSDVKQQIRSQQETEVSRVRELQERLEQEITELKRKDHELKQLSHTEDHTQFLHNYPSLSPLSESTHSSSIRIRPLRYFEDVTAAVSQVRGRLQDILSETETEILQIVSQVDVLLPQPEPETRADFLKYSQKITLDPNTAHRHLLLSEGNRKVTGMRVEQSYSTHPDRFTDWRQVLSGESLTGCGYWEVEVGGRAVGVAVTSKNISRAGNSYECRFGFNDKSWSLYCYENRYEFYYNSIRTPVSGPRSSRVGVYLDHRAGVLSFYRVSDTMTLLHRVQTTITQSLYAGVAAGYGSTAELCK